In Siniperca chuatsi isolate FFG_IHB_CAS linkage group LG20, ASM2008510v1, whole genome shotgun sequence, the following proteins share a genomic window:
- the LOC122867446 gene encoding arginase-1-like: MSFLLHELQSKISDLPNFSWIKSCVWARDLVYIGLRDVDPGEHYILKLLGVKVFSMTEVDQLGIGRVMEETCDYISAKKKPIHLSYDVDAIDPSVTPATGTPVAGGLTYRDGA, translated from the exons ATTTCTGACTTGCCAAACTTCTCCTGGATCAAGTCGTGTGTGTGGGCCAGAGATCTCGTCTACATCGGTCTGAGGGACGTGGATCCAGGGGAGCA TTACATCCTGAAGCTGCTGGGTGTGAAGGTGTTTTCCATGACAGAGGTGGATCAACTCGGTATAGGCAGAGTCATGGAGGAGACGTGTGACTACATCTCTGCCAA GAAGAAACCGATCCACCTGAGCTACGATGTCGATGCCATCGACCCCTCTGTTACCCCGGCAACCGGGACACCTGTAGCCGGAGGGCTGACCTACAGAGATGGCGCCTAA